The genomic window TATTGGCAAGATAAGCTTGAATATCACTTTGATTAGCCTCCAATAATATTTTTTTAATATTTCCATTTAAAAATTCGGAGAACTGCATTAAATCAAAACGATAACTCTCTAAAGTATTTTTAGCTAAACCGTCTTCAAGCCATAGATGATCAATGAATTGATCGATGACTTTTTTTTCGTCATCAGAAATAACAATGGGATCTCGTGTCTTTTTCATGAATATAAAAAGATTAGCACAAATAAAAAAGCCCCGCTTTAACGGGGCTTTTTAAATTACTCAGCTGCCTTATCGGGAGCTGCCTCAGGCGCTGCCGCCTTAGGTGTTTCTGTTTTTGGAATATCTTGAATAATTTCTTTTTCGCGTGCATCTAATTTTTCACGGATACGCGCAGATTTACCTGAACGTTCACGTAAGTAATAAAGTTTTGCACGGCGTACATCACCGCGACGCTTTAATTCGATCGATGCGATGAGTGGAGAATAAGTTTGGAATGTGCGCTCAACACCTTCACCTGATGAAATCTTTCTCACAGTGAATGCTGAATTAAGCCCGCGATTTCTTTTTGAAATCACAACACCTTCGTAAAGCTGTACACGTTTTCTTGTACCTTCAACTACATTTACACCCACTACGACTGTGTCGCCTGGTGCAAAGTTGGGGATGGTTTTACCTAGACGAGCAATTTCTTCTTGCTCTAATAATTGAATAATATCTGCCATAATCCGTTCCTTTTAGTTATATAGAGTCTTGTTCCTGCTTATCAATTTCTTGAAGCAGCCGAGTCTCTTCTTTAGTCAACAGCCTTGCGGCTAACAAATCAGGTCGTTTGACCTTGGTTAACGCTAACGATTGCTGTAATCGCCAGGCGCTAATTCTAGCATGGTTACCCGACAATAATACATCCGGAACCCTGGATCCTTCATACACCTCAGGTCTCGTATAGTGAGGGCAATCAAGTAAGCCATTCACAAACGAATCCTCAATAGCTGAGTTATCATCACCTAACACCCCTGGTAGCTGCCTAATAATGGCATCCATCACCACCATGGTGGGCAATTCTCCCCCACTTAATACGTAGTCCCCAATTGAAATTTCTTCATCAACACTACTTTCAATCAGTCGCTCATCAACCCCTTCATAACGACTCGCTAAAAAAATGAGCCCTGAAGCTTTTGACAATTCCATTACTTTTTGATGTGTGAGTGGCAATCCTCTTGGGGATAAATGAATCACTCGCACATCTTGAATACCTTTATTCATTTGCGCTTTTTTAGCCGCATCGATCGCCTTCTTTAAAGGCTCAATCATCATCAGCATGCCAGGGCCGCCGCCATAAGGCCTATCATCCACTGTACGATGTGTATCACTCGTAAAATCTCTTGGATTCCATAACGTTAAATCTACAAACGCTTCATGAAATGCGCGAGAGGTAATACCGAAATCCTTTAATGCTTGAAACATCTCAGGAAAAAGTGTCACCACATCAAAAGATAAAGGTTTCATTTAAAAATCTTTATCCCAGTCGACTTCAATTTCTTTTTTTTCCATATCCACATTTAAAATTACATGAGGAATAAAAGGGATTAAATACTCTTTGTCGCCCTTAACGACTAAGACATCGTTCGCTCCTGTTTCCAGAAAAGTTTGAACAACACCTAAATGTTCTTGTTTCTGGTTGATGACGGCATGTCCCATCAAATCATTCCAGTAATATTCGCCTTTTTCTAAGGCGGGTAACTCATGCTTGGGTATTAAAATTGTTTTATTTCTTAACCCAAATGCTGCATCTCGATCATCGATATTTACTAACTTAGCAACGATACTATTGCCGTGTATTTTTGATGTTTCGATCGGATAACTTATGGATGATTTTTCATCCCCAATAAGCCACTCTTTTTTGTTCAGAAGTTGATTGATATCTACCGTGAAGGGCTGGATCTTGATCCAACCTTTGACACCATATGGCCCACTGATGCGTGCCATGATAAATTTTTCACTCTCAGTCATATCACTTGTATCAACAAGTGAATCAAAACATTAAGCGCTTTCAGCTGGTGGTTCAGTCGCCTCTGCTGGAGCTTCTTCAGGAGCTACTGCTTCTGTTGGAGTTGCTTCAGGAGCTGCTGCTTCTGGGGCTGCCTCAACTGGAGCTGCATCTGTGGTTACTTCAGGAGCTGCTGCTTCTGCAGGAGCCGCCTCAGGTGCAGGTGCAGCTGCTGCTGCCTTAGCTTTTTCTTCCGCTTCTTTAGCGTCCATCGCTACTTTTAATTCTTCAGCTTTCTTAGCAGCTTCTTTAGCTTTTCTCACCTCTACTTTATCTGCATCTTTTTTCTTTAAAGCCACAATTGCCTCTGGGCCTTTTGCATGAAGCTTAACTAAACGATTCACTGAATCTGAAAGGAGTGCGCCATGACCTTTCCAATGCGTCACACGTTCGTTATCAATACGAAGTGCTTCGGTGCCAATCTTAGCCATTGGGTTATAAAAACCAATACGCTCAATAAAGCGTCCGTCGCGGCGATTTCTTGAATCTGCCACTACTACATTGTAAAAAGGGGTCTTTTTTGAACCGCCTCTAGAAAGTCGAATAATTACCATAATTTACACTCTTCAATTAGTTAAAAATTTTCTTAAGAAAGGGGCGGATTTTACGCTATTTTTGGCATATTTGGCAAGCACAATCACTTTAAAGACAAGAATTTAAAGTCTCTTTTAGTCTATTGGTAAGAGGTGGGATCATCAACCCCAGCCGCTTTAAAGCCGTTTTGTCTTAAGCGACAAGAATCGCAGACGCCACATGCATAGCCATCTTGATCAGCCTGATAGCACGAAACAGTTAACCCGTAATCCACACCTAATTTCATGCCCTGAAGAATAATGGCTTCTTTGGATAGATGAATCAACGGGGTGTGAAGATGAATATTTTGGCCTTCTACACCCGATTTAGTCCCTAAATTAGCCATTTTCTGAAATTGTGCAATGTATTCCGGCCTGCAATCAGGGTAACCTGAATAATCGACGGCATTAACCCCTATAAAAATATCATGCGCACCAATGACCTCTGCCCAACCTAGCGCCAAGGTGAGCATTAAAGTATTCCGCGCAGGCACATAAGTAATCGGGATATGAGAAGTTAATTCAGTTGGCATTTTTAAATCAGGATTAGTAAGAGCAGAAGTGAGCATCCAACTTAAATCCATCTCCACCGTTTTATGATCTTTCACTTTAAACAGCAAAGCGATTTTTTTAGCAGCATCGAGTTCTGCAATATGGCGCTGGTGATAATTAACACTCAAGGCATAACATTCATAACCTTCGCTTTTCGCAATCGCTAAGGTAGTGGCTGAATCAAGGCCCCCTGATAAGAGAACTACGGCTTTAGACACCAGGTTTTTCTCCCCAGAGGAGTTTATGTAATTGAATTTGCATACGCACATGAAGCTGATCTTTTAAAATCCAATCTCCTAAATCAGTGACATCTAATTTTTGATAGACAGGGGAAAACAAAACGCTACATTTTTGAGTGAGTTTATATTGATCAAGTATTTTTTTAGCCCAGTCATAATCTTCACGACTACAAAGCACAAATTTAATTTCATCTTTTGAACTAATCATATCTAAATTTTCCCAATGATTTTTTTTCTCCTCACCTGACTCGGGCGTTTTGATATCTAAAATAATTTTAATGCGCGGATCAACTTCTTTAATAGAAAGCCCGCCGCCAGTTTCAATTGACACTTCGTAATTGCTATCAGCCAAGATTTTGAGAAGATGGATTACTTCTTTTTGTGCAAGCGGCTCGCCACCTGTCACTGTGACATAGTGCGTGTCATATTTTTTGATGGATGCCATGATGTCCTCGATATCCATCATAGATCCTCCTTGAAAAGCATAAGCCGTGTCGCAATAATGGCAACGCATCGGACAACCACTTAAGCGAATAAAAATCGTAGGCAATCCCATACGAGAAGATTCACCTTGCAGCGAATAAAAAATTTCAAAGATTTTAAGTTGTGTCACGTTAAGAATTTAAGGCTAAAGAAATTAAGATGTAAAAATTTTAGGGCTTGATACTCTCTAAAACTTTTAAGCGCTTTTGTGCATTTTGAATCACATCGCTCTTAGGATATTTTTTAATTAAATCCTTCAAGCTTTTTTTAGCTTCAGGGATAAGCGCTAATTGAATTTGTGCATTAGCTAAACCTAATAAAGCTTCTGGATTTTTTGAAAAATCAGGGTGCTGATCGAGTAATTTTTGATAGGTACCAATCGTTGCTTTGTAATTTTTTAAATTAAATTGCGCATTGGCTAAAGCATATTTAGCATCAGGCAATAATGCGCTATTAGGGAATTGTTTAATAAAATCAGTAAAGGCCTGGAAAGCTTCTTTATTTTTTAAGCCATCTAAAAGAACACTTGCTTGATCAAAAACCTCTTGATCTGAAGGTGCTTTTATCTCAGGCGTTGGAGGTGTTTCTGTAACCTTGTTAGTTGTTGCAGGCGAGTCTGCAGTTGATTTTTCTTCAATCTTTCGAAGTCTGCCATCCAAATCTTGATAAAGATCTTTTTGGCGTTGTTCAACCGTAGCATCCAAATGGCGTAAGGTTTCTATATCACCACGCAATTTGGAAACATCTTGTTTCATTAATTCGATTTGATTCAACATGTCATTGAGGCTGCCACTTTTTACGACAGCCTCAAGATTGACAATACGTGTTTCTAACTCTATTTCTTTTAATTGCATCTCTTGAAGTTTTTTTCTAGCATCCGTATCTTCAAAGAGTGCCGCATGTAAAGGTGTAACAAATAAACATGCTAAAAGAATAAGTTTTTTCATTAAAACTTAACTATTTACTCTTTTTCGTAAGAGATATCGACGCGACGATCTTTTCCATAACATGCGTCATCTTTACAATTTGTATCCGCACGCTCTTCACCGAAACTCACTGTTTCGATTTGTCCATCTTGCGCACCTAATACATTCATAGATTTCTTAACCGACACAGAACGTTTTTGTCCAAGTGAGACATTGTATTCACGTGAGCCTCGATCATCCGTATTGCCAGTTAAAGTCATTTTAGCTTTTGGATGTGACGCTACATATTTAGCATGCGCTGCTAAGAGGTCTTTATATTCAGCTTTAACGACATCTTTATCATAGTCAAAGTAGATGCTACGTTTAGACAAGATATTATTTGGATCACGTAAGCTTGCTAAATCGAGATCTTTTTCATCGCTTTCATCTTTCGATGCAGAAGGGCCAGCAGGTTTTGATACATCAACAATTGGTGTTGAGCTACAGCCTATCAAAAGTAATGAGAGTAATGATGCAAGTAATAGTGATTTTTTCATTTTCCAAATCTCCAGTGAAGTTAATTTATTTTACAAAAGGTGCCCATGCGGGCTCTCTAATATCATCGGCGTTAATATTAAATGATTGACGAACCACGCCATCAATCGATACGGTAGAAAGTTCGCCCGATCCGTTGATCTTATGTGCATATAGTATCACATGCCCATTCGGGGAAAACGTAGGCGCTTCATCAAAAGGACCATCGGTAATTTTCGTAATTTGTCCTGTTTGAAGATCGTGAAGCACCACTCTAAAGCGACCTTCATCTTGCGTTACATAAGAAAGTATTTTGGCATCGGGTGACACGTTAGGATTTAAATTTTGGTTCCCTTCAAACGACACACGCTGTGGCTCACCTCCACTTGATGAGACTTTGTAAATTTGTGGGCGACCCCCGCGATCGGATGTGAAATAAATCAATCGACCGTCAGGCGACCAGACGGGCTCCGTATCAATATGCGCACTCTGGATAAGGGGTTTTAAATTAGATCCATCAGCATCAATGAGATAAATTTGTGAGTTTGCGTTATACGTTAAAACAATCGCTAGACGTCTCCCGTCAGGCGACCATGAGGGTGAGCTATTATTACCTTTAAAATTAGCTAAGACCGTTCTTTGTCCTGTCACTAAAGACTGAATATAGATAATAGGTTTTTTCTTTTCAAAAGATACGTAGGCAATTTTTGTGGCATCTGGTGACCATCTCGCAGAGATAATAGGCTGAGGAGAGCCCACTATCGACTGTACATTAAATCCATCTGCATCGGCCACATTTATAGAGTAGCGGCCTTTATTTTTTGTGATGTAAGAAATTTTGGTACTGAAGACCCCTGGAATACCAGTTAATTTTTCATAAATGGTGTCAGAAATTTTATGAGCAATTGCACGGTATTGTGCGACTGGACCTGAGTATTCCATAGTGGTTAAAATCGTTTTTTTATTGGTGTCGACTAAAAACCAATTCACCTTCATACGGTTATTACTGATCGCCACCTGACCTAGGGTCATAACTTGTGCCTCAATAGCACTCATTTCTGAATAATTTATTTCGCTTAAAGCTGATGGCTTATTCACTAATCCATTCACTTCTAAAGGCCTAAAAAAACCTGAACGATAAAGATCCGCTGCAATGATTTGATGCATACGACTATTGGCTTTATCACTCACTATTTCTTTGTAAGGCATAACTGCAATATTGATTTGCTTGGTACCGCCTCCAGAAATCTCAATCGTTTCAGTTGCAAATGCATGAATAGATATCAAAAAAAGTAAGCATAGGGAAGTAAATGTTTTTAACATATGTACATTATATTTTTTCATTGGGTCTAAAGTTAAGTTTTAAATTTTTAAATTTCGAAAATAAATCGGTATCTGTTGGCACTGGCAATGGTTGTGATTGAAAAATAGCACGCTCTACCGATTCATCACATACCGGAATACCACTTGATTTTAACATTTTAGGGTTACCAATCAATTCTCCTGTAGGCATTAATCCAATTTCAAACTGAAGCTCCACAGGACTCGTGCCACATAACTGCTTATTCACATTCTGTTGAATTTTTCTTTGAATCAATAATTTATATTTATCTATTTCACCTAATTTAGCACCTCCTTGGGTAGGATTAGCATTTGATTGTTTCACGTCTTCATGACGATTTAATGAAGGCTTTGATTTGTCTTGTAATAATTCTTGTTGAAGTTTAGCCAATTGATCTTGCTTTAAAAGTTCTTCCTGAATTTTTTTCAAATCATCTTTCTTTTTTTGATCTTCTAATTTTTTACGATCCTCTTCTTCTTTTTTTTGTTTCAAGCTAATTTCGGCCTTATCACTAGTCAGTGATTTAATAATTTCTTCTACCTTAGATGGTTTAGGCTCAGGCTTTGGCGGTTCTGGCTCAATCTTCTTTTCAACAGGCGGTGTGTCAACTGCTTTAACACTTGCCGCAGGAATCGAATCCCATAATTCCACTTCAGCTACTTGGGGTAACTTTACTCTCCATTCAAAACTGACAATCATGATCACGATTAAAATAATATGCACACTCGCTGCATAGATCGCAGCTCTTGTTGCTATGATTTTTTCTTGAGGTCTAATCACGTCTAAAGTTATTTTTGTGGCTTAAGAAGTAAGCCCACTTTAGAAACGTTATTTTGTTTTAAGAGATCCATGACACTTATCACTTCATCGTATTTCACATTCTTGTCAGCCGCAATCACAAGCGCTCGATCAGGGGTTGTTTTAATTAAAGACTGCACATGGCTTAATAATCGATCGCGCGTATAACTCTCACCCTCAATCTCAATGGTGCTATTAAGTTTTATGGTAATCACGATAGGCGCTCCTGTTTGTTTTAAAGTTTCACCCACCTCAGGTAACTCCACGACACCAGGATTCGTCATGGGGGCTGTCACCATAAAAATAACAAGTAAAACTAAAGTCACATCAATGTAAGGCACCACATTGATCTGATTCATTAAGCGACGTTTACGCATCACTTATCCTTTTCTTTGTAAGATATTAACGAACTCTTCCATGAAGCTTTCATACCTCACCGATAAACGATCAACTGAAGTTGCAAAACGGTTATAGGCAATAACCGCTGGAATCGCTGCAAATAAACCAATGGCAGTTGCGATTAATGCCTCTGCAATGCCAGGAGCCACTTGAGTTAAAGTCGCTTGTGCCACATTGGCTAATCCTCTAAAGGCATTCATGATGCCCCATACTGTTCCAAATAAACCAATGTAAGGACTTACAGATCCCACTGATGCTAGAAAAGGTAGATGCGCATCTAAGAAATCAAGTTCACGATTGTAAGTGGCTCGCATGGCTCGCCGCACTCCTTCAATCACATCACTCATGTCACTTTTTGATGTTTTATGACGATTAAATTCTTTATAGCCTGCTTCAAAAATAGTCGCTAAGCCCTGGTTCTTGATGCGGCCACTATGAATGCTGTCATGAAGCTTATTAAGATCCCCACTTGTCCAGAATGTATTTTCAAATTCATCCACTGCAAGTTCTGCACTCTTTAATACAGAGACTTTAATAAAGATATACCACCAAGAAAAACCAGAAGCAGCTAATAAAATTACCATGACAAGCTGAACAGGAATGGTCGCCCCTGTAATTAAACTTAAAAAAGATAAATCATTCACTACATTCATAAAGACTCCATAATTTCTTTAACGGTGGATGGGATTCTGACAGGTTTAAATTTTTCACTATCAATACAAGCAATATCGACAGTTGCATCAATCAACATTTCATTTTCACGATAAATCATTTGTCTAAACTCAATTTTGCTAGAGCCTATATCTTTAAGCTCACTCTTGACGATTAAATCATCATTAAAACGTGCAGGAAGTTTGTATTGAATATTAATGCGATGGACCACAAACATAATATGGTCATGACATTTTAAATGATGTTGATCAATGCCAACACTTCTCAACCATTCCGTTCTCGCGCGCTCCATAAATTTTAAGTAGTTAGAGTGGTATACAACACCACCACTATCGGTGTCTTCGAAATAAATACGCACAGGTAACGAAAAAATTTTTAATCCTGCCATAAGGTATCAGTCGGCTCTTGTGAAGGTGGCTTCATACCAAAATGAAGATATGTCGCTTGTGTCACAACACGTCCTCGCGGAGTGCGCATGAGATAACCTTGTTGAATAAGATAGGGCTCTAATACATCTTCAATGGTTTCCCGCTCTTCACCAATCGCTGCAGCTAAATTATCAATACCCACGGGACCACCATTAAATTTTTCTAGAATCGCTTGGAGTAGTTTTCGGTCCATGACGTCTAGCCCTAATAAATCCACATCCAACATTTTGAGTGCGTCGTCTGCAATTGACGCGGTAATTTTTCCATTTGATTTTACTTGTGCGTAATCACGTACACGTCTTAATAAACGGTTTGCAATGCGAGGCGTGCCTCGTGAACGTTTTGCAATTTCTAATGAGCCTGAGGGATCAATATCAGCTTCTAAAAGACTGGATGATCGATCCACAATTTTTGCTAATTCGATTTCGCTATAAAATTCTAATCGGGAGACAATACCAAAACGATCACGGAGTGGATTGGTGAGCATACCTGCTCGTGTGGTAGCACCCACTAATGTAAAAGGTGGCAAATCAAGTCGCACTGATCTAGCCGATGGGCCCTCACCAATCATAATATCAAGACGGTAATCTTCCATGGCAGGGTATAAAATTTCTTCAATGACGGGTGATAAACGATGAATCTCATCAATAAATAAAACGTCATTAGGCTCTAGATTAGTAAGAAGTGCTGCGAGGTCACCTGCTTTTTCTAAAACAGGGCCTGATGTTTGGCGAAGATTGACACCCATCTCTTTTGCAATGATGTGAGCTAAAGTCGTTTTGCCTAAACCAGGTGGGCCAAAAAGTAATACATGGTCTAACGCTTCGTTTCTATTTTTAGCCGCCGAAATAAAAATCTCTAATTGGCTTCTGACTTTTTCTTGACCGACATATTCTTGAAGTTCTTTAGGGCGAAGTGCGCGCTCAATAGATTCCTCAACAGGCTCATTCACCGTACTTGCTACAAAACGATCAGATTCAATCATGCGTCTTCATTAGCCTTTAGATAAATATTTTAAAGCTTGTTTAATACCATCATTCACAGTGAGATTCATATCTAAACTTTTGACTGCATTTAAAGATTCGCGTTCATTGTAGCCTAATGCAATGAGCGCATTGAGAACATCTTGGCTGATCGATGTGATACCAGAACCCTTAATACTTAGCGCTGAATCAAGCGTGAATTTATCTTTAAGCTCTAGAAGCAATCGTTCGGCTGTTTTTTTGCCGATACCGGGTACACGGGTTAGGAGCCCTGCTTCTTGCAATGACACCGCTTGAATCAATTCATCAATCGATAAACCGCTTAAAATCGCGAGTGCGGACTTAGCTCCAATACCGTTTACTTTCAAAAGCTGTCGAAACATTAAACGTTCTTGGTTGGTACCAAAACCAAATAAAAGCTGTGCATCTTCACGAACGACAAAGTGCGTGAGTAATGTGACTTTATCTCCCACCTGAGGAAGTAAATAAAAAGTACTCATAGGGACTTCGCATTCATAGCCCACTCCATTGCAGTCAATTAAAGCCAAAGGTGGCGTTTTATCTAAAAGAATGCCGGAAATTCTTCCAATCATACAAGCCTACCTTTTTTCATACGGTAACTTAAAGCATCCATGCTTTGCAATTGGTTATAAGCATGCGCGTGACACATCGCACATGCAAGAGCATCTGCAGAATCGGCTTGCGGTAATTCGGGTAATTTTAAAAAACGTTTGACCATTTCTTGCACCTGCTCTTTTTTGGCATGTCCTGAACCTACCACTGATTTTTTAACTTGTAAGGCTGTATATTCATACACAGGTAATTTTTTGATCACAGCAGCGCTGATAGCAGCACCTCTTGCTTGACCTAATAAAAGAGTG from Candidatus Methylopumilus planktonicus includes these protein-coding regions:
- the rplS gene encoding 50S ribosomal protein L19, producing MADIIQLLEQEEIARLGKTIPNFAPGDTVVVGVNVVEGTRKRVQLYEGVVISKRNRGLNSAFTVRKISSGEGVERTFQTYSPLIASIELKRRGDVRRAKLYYLRERSGKSARIREKLDAREKEIIQDIPKTETPKAAAPEAAPDKAAE
- the trmD gene encoding tRNA (guanosine(37)-N1)-methyltransferase TrmD — its product is MKPLSFDVVTLFPEMFQALKDFGITSRAFHEAFVDLTLWNPRDFTSDTHRTVDDRPYGGGPGMLMMIEPLKKAIDAAKKAQMNKGIQDVRVIHLSPRGLPLTHQKVMELSKASGLIFLASRYEGVDERLIESSVDEEISIGDYVLSGGELPTMVVMDAIIRQLPGVLGDDNSAIEDSFVNGLLDCPHYTRPEVYEGSRVPDVLLSGNHARISAWRLQQSLALTKVKRPDLLAARLLTKEETRLLQEIDKQEQDSI
- the rimM gene encoding ribosome maturation factor RimM (Essential for efficient processing of 16S rRNA): MARISGPYGVKGWIKIQPFTVDINQLLNKKEWLIGDEKSSISYPIETSKIHGNSIVAKLVNIDDRDAAFGLRNKTILIPKHELPALEKGEYYWNDLMGHAVINQKQEHLGVVQTFLETGANDVLVVKGDKEYLIPFIPHVILNVDMEKKEIEVDWDKDF
- the rpsP gene encoding 30S ribosomal protein S16, whose product is MVIIRLSRGGSKKTPFYNVVVADSRNRRDGRFIERIGFYNPMAKIGTEALRIDNERVTHWKGHGALLSDSVNRLVKLHAKGPEAIVALKKKDADKVEVRKAKEAAKKAEELKVAMDAKEAEEKAKAAAAAPAPEAAPAEAAAPEVTTDAAPVEAAPEAAAPEATPTEAVAPEEAPAEATEPPAESA
- the queC gene encoding 7-cyano-7-deazaguanine synthase QueC, coding for MVSKAVVLLSGGLDSATTLAIAKSEGYECYALSVNYHQRHIAELDAAKKIALLFKVKDHKTVEMDLSWMLTSALTNPDLKMPTELTSHIPITYVPARNTLMLTLALGWAEVIGAHDIFIGVNAVDYSGYPDCRPEYIAQFQKMANLGTKSGVEGQNIHLHTPLIHLSKEAIILQGMKLGVDYGLTVSCYQADQDGYACGVCDSCRLRQNGFKAAGVDDPTSYQ
- the queE gene encoding 7-carboxy-7-deazaguanine synthase QueE yields the protein MGLPTIFIRLSGCPMRCHYCDTAYAFQGGSMMDIEDIMASIKKYDTHYVTVTGGEPLAQKEVIHLLKILADSNYEVSIETGGGLSIKEVDPRIKIILDIKTPESGEEKKNHWENLDMISSKDEIKFVLCSREDYDWAKKILDQYKLTQKCSVLFSPVYQKLDVTDLGDWILKDQLHVRMQIQLHKLLWGEKPGV
- the ybgF gene encoding tol-pal system protein YbgF; this encodes MKKLILLACLFVTPLHAALFEDTDARKKLQEMQLKEIELETRIVNLEAVVKSGSLNDMLNQIELMKQDVSKLRGDIETLRHLDATVEQRQKDLYQDLDGRLRKIEEKSTADSPATTNKVTETPPTPEIKAPSDQEVFDQASVLLDGLKNKEAFQAFTDFIKQFPNSALLPDAKYALANAQFNLKNYKATIGTYQKLLDQHPDFSKNPEALLGLANAQIQLALIPEAKKSLKDLIKKYPKSDVIQNAQKRLKVLESIKP
- a CDS encoding OmpA family protein, which produces MKKSLLLASLLSLLLIGCSSTPIVDVSKPAGPSASKDESDEKDLDLASLRDPNNILSKRSIYFDYDKDVVKAEYKDLLAAHAKYVASHPKAKMTLTGNTDDRGSREYNVSLGQKRSVSVKKSMNVLGAQDGQIETVSFGEERADTNCKDDACYGKDRRVDISYEKE
- the tolB gene encoding Tol-Pal system beta propeller repeat protein TolB, with the protein product MKKYNVHMLKTFTSLCLLFLISIHAFATETIEISGGGTKQINIAVMPYKEIVSDKANSRMHQIIAADLYRSGFFRPLEVNGLVNKPSALSEINYSEMSAIEAQVMTLGQVAISNNRMKVNWFLVDTNKKTILTTMEYSGPVAQYRAIAHKISDTIYEKLTGIPGVFSTKISYITKNKGRYSINVADADGFNVQSIVGSPQPIISARWSPDATKIAYVSFEKKKPIIYIQSLVTGQRTVLANFKGNNSSPSWSPDGRRLAIVLTYNANSQIYLIDADGSNLKPLIQSAHIDTEPVWSPDGRLIYFTSDRGGRPQIYKVSSSGGEPQRVSFEGNQNLNPNVSPDAKILSYVTQDEGRFRVVLHDLQTGQITKITDGPFDEAPTFSPNGHVILYAHKINGSGELSTVSIDGVVRQSFNINADDIREPAWAPFVK
- a CDS encoding TonB C-terminal domain-containing protein, producing the protein MIRPQEKIIATRAAIYAASVHIILIVIMIVSFEWRVKLPQVAEVELWDSIPAASVKAVDTPPVEKKIEPEPPKPEPKPSKVEEIIKSLTSDKAEISLKQKKEEEDRKKLEDQKKKDDLKKIQEELLKQDQLAKLQQELLQDKSKPSLNRHEDVKQSNANPTQGGAKLGEIDKYKLLIQRKIQQNVNKQLCGTSPVELQFEIGLMPTGELIGNPKMLKSSGIPVCDESVERAIFQSQPLPVPTDTDLFSKFKNLKLNFRPNEKI
- a CDS encoding biopolymer transporter ExbD, with product MRKRRLMNQINVVPYIDVTLVLLVIFMVTAPMTNPGVVELPEVGETLKQTGAPIVITIKLNSTIEIEGESYTRDRLLSHVQSLIKTTPDRALVIAADKNVKYDEVISVMDLLKQNNVSKVGLLLKPQK
- the tolQ gene encoding protein TolQ, whose protein sequence is MNVVNDLSFLSLITGATIPVQLVMVILLAASGFSWWYIFIKVSVLKSAELAVDEFENTFWTSGDLNKLHDSIHSGRIKNQGLATIFEAGYKEFNRHKTSKSDMSDVIEGVRRAMRATYNRELDFLDAHLPFLASVGSVSPYIGLFGTVWGIMNAFRGLANVAQATLTQVAPGIAEALIATAIGLFAAIPAVIAYNRFATSVDRLSVRYESFMEEFVNILQRKG
- the ybgC gene encoding tol-pal system-associated acyl-CoA thioesterase; the protein is MAGLKIFSLPVRIYFEDTDSGGVVYHSNYLKFMERARTEWLRSVGIDQHHLKCHDHIMFVVHRINIQYKLPARFNDDLIVKSELKDIGSSKIEFRQMIYRENEMLIDATVDIACIDSEKFKPVRIPSTVKEIMESL
- the ruvB gene encoding Holliday junction branch migration DNA helicase RuvB, with product MIESDRFVASTVNEPVEESIERALRPKELQEYVGQEKVRSQLEIFISAAKNRNEALDHVLLFGPPGLGKTTLAHIIAKEMGVNLRQTSGPVLEKAGDLAALLTNLEPNDVLFIDEIHRLSPVIEEILYPAMEDYRLDIMIGEGPSARSVRLDLPPFTLVGATTRAGMLTNPLRDRFGIVSRLEFYSEIELAKIVDRSSSLLEADIDPSGSLEIAKRSRGTPRIANRLLRRVRDYAQVKSNGKITASIADDALKMLDVDLLGLDVMDRKLLQAILEKFNGGPVGIDNLAAAIGEERETIEDVLEPYLIQQGYLMRTPRGRVVTQATYLHFGMKPPSQEPTDTLWQD
- the ruvA gene encoding Holliday junction branch migration protein RuvA — translated: MIGRISGILLDKTPPLALIDCNGVGYECEVPMSTFYLLPQVGDKVTLLTHFVVREDAQLLFGFGTNQERLMFRQLLKVNGIGAKSALAILSGLSIDELIQAVSLQEAGLLTRVPGIGKKTAERLLLELKDKFTLDSALSIKGSGITSISQDVLNALIALGYNERESLNAVKSLDMNLTVNDGIKQALKYLSKG
- the ruvC gene encoding crossover junction endodeoxyribonuclease RuvC, which translates into the protein MSDPIIILGIDPGLRMTGFGVLEKSGDKILYLGSGVIKTVSAKVEARDSLSERIQIILEGLFEVIDQYEPKQVAIEKVFVNVNPQSTLLLGQARGAAISAAVIKKLPVYEYTALQVKKSVVGSGHAKKEQVQEMVKRFLKLPELPQADSADALACAMCHAHAYNQLQSMDALSYRMKKGRLV